GATTGACCACTATCTGAAAGGAAACCAAACGCCGGTCTTTTTTGGAAGCGCGATAAATAATTTCGGTGTCAAAGAGATGTTGGATGCCTTTGTGGAGATGGCACCTCACCCGGGATCCCGTGTGGCGCTGTCGCGCGAGGTTTCGCCATATGAAAAACCCTTTTCAGGTTTTGCGTTTAAGATACAGGCCAACATGAACCCGGCCCACCGAGATCGCATTGCGTTTGTCCGTATCTGCTCGGGAAAATTCCACCGCGGTATGAAAGTGGTCCACCACCGCCTGGGAAAAGAAGTTACACTGGCGAACGCCACCATCTTTATGGCTCAGGAACGGGAAAATGTGGTAGAGGCGTTTCCCGGGGATATCATCGGCATCCACAATCATGGGACCATAAAAATTGGAGACACTTTCAGTGAGAAAGAAGTGCTGAAATTCGGCGGTATTCCGAATTTTGCGCCTGAACATTTCAGACGTATCCGGCTGCAAAATCCATTGAAGGCCAAACATCTTCGCAAAGGATTGAAACAGCTGTCAGAAGAAGGCGCCATTCAGGTCTTTCGGCCGGTTACCGGCAGCGACATCATTCTGGGTGCGGTTGGTGTTCTGCAGTTTGATGTGACAATGGCCCGGCTTAAGTCCGAATACGGTGTTGAAGCCGTTTACGAGCCTGTAGAAATAGCAGCGGCCCGCTGGATCGCCTGTGAAGATCGCAAAAAAATGGCTGAATTTGAGAAAAACAACAGCCTCCATTTAGCCGTTGATGCCGAAGGGCATCTATCCCTGCTGGCAGCAAGTGAGTGGCGCCTGGGCCATTGTATGGAACAATGGCCACAGATCGATTTTTTTAAAACACGCGATATGAATTGATCTGATTGAAAGAGAAAAAGGGGCTCACACAAAGACACAAGGGCGCCAAGTTTAAAAAACATATTGGCCACCATGGCACTAAGTCACACAGATAAGAGATATTAGGTTCAAAAGGATGAAAGGCTTATAGATTGTGGATCGGAATTGTAGCTTGCGCAATTAAGCAACTGTTAGTCGTCGGCAACCGGCACTTTGGTTCTGTCAGTTAATAGCTCATGAAGCTTCTGGATATGGTTATTTTCTTCGGCAATTATTTTTGTCACATAATGCAGCGTGTTGTTATCTTCAATGAAAGGAATCAGGGTCTCGTAAAAAAGGACCGTATCCTTTTCAAATTCGATGAAGATCCGTATTAAATCTTCAATACGGTCAATTTCAGAGAAAATGACCTCCCGGTGGGAAAAACTCTTGTCCCCCAGCAAACCGCCAAACACCTTGCGGCTCATTTCTTCCATAAAAGGATTAATGGATCGCGATTCGATTTCCTGTTTTAATTCTGTAAACCAGCGGATATGTTTGACTTCCTCTTCTGCCATCCACAGGAGCAACTCGCGGATATCACTGTTTGAAGCCTGATCAGCAGCTTCGCGGTAGACGGCTTCACCGTTTTCTTCCAGCTGTATGGCCAAATCCAATATTTCGCGCGCAGTGAACATTAAGAACCTCTTCTCTTCTCATGATTGACTTGACTGACAAGTTTGTATCAACAGAAGCAATAGAAAGCAATGAAAACCTTTAGGCCAGGGCAGTTGAAACCCCGCTCTCCCGGAGGGAGGCGGGGTTTTTGTTTTCACCTGGTTGATTTAGCGTTA
The nucleotide sequence above comes from Desulfobacterales bacterium. Encoded proteins:
- a CDS encoding peptide chain release factor 3, with the protein product MKHYHQKEIDRRRTFGIISHPDAGKTTLTEKLLLFGGAIQQAGAVKARKAARHATSDWMTIEKERGISVTTSVMKFNYRDFEINLLDTPGHQDFSEDTYRVLTAVDSSLMVIDNAKGVEPQTEKLMEVCRMRNTPIMTFINKLDREGLTPVDILDDIENKLQIECTPLSWPIGMGKRFKGVYNLYRKQLHLFRPGDDTLGQEGIIIEDLADSTLDKYLGRQADELRSDIELIEGAVDPFEIDHYLKGNQTPVFFGSAINNFGVKEMLDAFVEMAPHPGSRVALSREVSPYEKPFSGFAFKIQANMNPAHRDRIAFVRICSGKFHRGMKVVHHRLGKEVTLANATIFMAQERENVVEAFPGDIIGIHNHGTIKIGDTFSEKEVLKFGGIPNFAPEHFRRIRLQNPLKAKHLRKGLKQLSEEGAIQVFRPVTGSDIILGAVGVLQFDVTMARLKSEYGVEAVYEPVEIAAARWIACEDRKKMAEFEKNNSLHLAVDAEGHLSLLAASEWRLGHCMEQWPQIDFFKTRDMN
- a CDS encoding ferritin family protein, which translates into the protein MFTAREILDLAIQLEENGEAVYREAADQASNSDIRELLLWMAEEEVKHIRWFTELKQEIESRSINPFMEEMSRKVFGGLLGDKSFSHREVIFSEIDRIEDLIRIFIEFEKDTVLFYETLIPFIEDNNTLHYVTKIIAEENNHIQKLHELLTDRTKVPVADD